In candidate division WOR-3 bacterium, a genomic segment contains:
- the queF gene encoding preQ(1) synthase — MAGYTKKHARAGLKEKLPRLEVITNQFKGYTISVFIPEYSSLCPRTGMPDVGTITIEYEPDAYFVELKSLKYYILGYRNLGIFYENAVNRILRDFVKTVKPRWARVRGEFRPRGGINTVVEAKHGRIPA; from the coding sequence GTGGCTGGTTATACAAAAAAACATGCACGAGCCGGGCTCAAGGAAAAATTGCCGCGACTCGAGGTAATCACCAATCAATTCAAGGGCTACACAATTTCCGTCTTTATTCCTGAATATAGTTCGTTGTGCCCGCGCACCGGTATGCCTGATGTCGGTACGATCACCATTGAATATGAACCGGATGCTTATTTCGTTGAGTTGAAGTCACTCAAGTACTATATTCTCGGTTACCGCAACCTGGGTATATTCTATGAGAATGCAGTCAACCGGATTCTAAGGGATTTCGTGAAGACGGTGAAGCCGCGGTGGGCACGGGTTCGTGGTGAATTCCGCCCGCGCGGCGGCATCAATACAGTTGTAGAAGCAAAACACGGTAGGATACCAGCCTGA
- a CDS encoding thermonuclease family protein, which produces MNLRTLLCICLLSLFVFCARTEKVTEVIDGDTFKTETGSSVRLLGINAPEIADPGGDIAKHALAWMIMGKNVRMKMDVTDKDDYGRLLRYVFVDEVNVNAEMIRLGYAEVRFYPPDTMYIEEMRELEKIAIRNHNGLWALPVFQFSDTTGALVTKTVTRSGDFDVIAWHEADQYYSQTKIVEGKIVASNNTGKVCFLNFHKDWRRYFTAVIFASDFDKFPAHPEDYYLNRTVRVRGLVKEYRGKPEIILKSPSQIEIME; this is translated from the coding sequence ATGAATCTTAGAACGCTGCTGTGTATATGTCTGCTGTCGTTATTCGTTTTTTGTGCCCGGACCGAGAAGGTCACCGAGGTTATTGATGGCGACACCTTCAAGACAGAAACCGGGAGTTCAGTGAGGCTCCTGGGTATTAATGCCCCCGAGATCGCCGACCCCGGCGGCGACATTGCCAAGCACGCGCTTGCCTGGATGATAATGGGCAAGAACGTGCGAATGAAAATGGACGTTACTGATAAAGATGATTACGGCAGGTTGCTCAGATATGTTTTTGTTGATGAGGTCAATGTGAATGCGGAAATGATACGGCTGGGATACGCCGAGGTGCGTTTTTATCCACCCGACACCATGTATATAGAGGAAATGCGGGAGCTGGAAAAGATAGCGATCCGCAACCACAACGGTCTATGGGCATTGCCGGTGTTTCAATTCTCTGATACTACCGGGGCGCTCGTTACCAAGACCGTGACACGTTCAGGCGACTTTGATGTAATTGCATGGCACGAGGCGGACCAGTATTACAGCCAGACCAAGATCGTCGAAGGGAAGATCGTGGCTTCCAATAATACCGGGAAGGTATGTTTCTTGAATTTTCACAAGGACTGGCGCCGCTATTTCACCGCGGTTATTTTCGCGAGCGATTTTGACAAATTCCCTGCGCACCCTGAGGACTACTACCTCAACCGGACGGTGCGGGTGAGGGGTTTGGTGAAGGAGTACCGGGGCAAGCCCGAGATAATACTCAAGAGTCCATCCCAGATCGAAATCATGGAATAA
- a CDS encoding secondary thiamine-phosphate synthase enzyme YjbQ, with translation MKIINKKISVQTSGPGDLVNITEEIVKLLTQTKLKTGHVVIFHIGSTAAITTFEYEPGMIKDMQELYERIVPCGRHYHHDETWGDANGFSHLRAALQGPSLTIPFEDGEILLGTWQQVVLAEFDNKPRKRQVIVQIIGE, from the coding sequence ATGAAGATCATAAACAAAAAAATCTCGGTACAAACGAGCGGTCCTGGCGATCTGGTCAATATAACAGAAGAAATAGTTAAACTATTGACGCAGACCAAACTAAAAACGGGTCATGTTGTAATTTTCCATATTGGCTCAACCGCGGCGATAACGACCTTTGAATACGAACCAGGTATGATAAAAGACATGCAGGAACTGTACGAAAGGATAGTGCCATGCGGCAGGCACTATCATCATGACGAAACCTGGGGTGATGCCAACGGTTTCAGCCATCTGCGCGCTGCCCTGCAGGGCCCTTCCCTTACCATCCCCTTTGAAGACGGTGAGATTTTGCTCGGGACATGGCAGCAGGTAGTGCTCGCGGAATTCGATAACAAACCGCGAAAACGCCAGGTGATTGTCCAGATAATAGGCGAATAA
- a CDS encoding TraR/DksA C4-type zinc finger protein — MIKKLKKEELKRFEKLLLDERQKMLRELEYESDQIAKTQLETSGDLAAYSNHMADQGTETERREITSQIISSRRDTLFEINHALRKIAQGTYGFCEQCGKLIPKRRLKFLPQARLCIKCS, encoded by the coding sequence ATGATTAAGAAATTGAAGAAGGAAGAATTGAAGCGGTTCGAGAAATTGCTGCTCGACGAGCGACAGAAGATGCTACGTGAACTTGAATATGAGAGCGACCAGATAGCCAAAACACAACTGGAGACTTCGGGAGACCTTGCAGCATACTCAAATCACATGGCTGATCAGGGCACCGAGACCGAGCGTCGCGAGATTACATCCCAGATCATTTCCTCGAGACGTGACACCCTTTTTGAGATCAATCATGCATTGAGAAAAATTGCTCAAGGTACCTATGGATTTTGCGAGCAGTGCGGGAAACTGATACCGAAGAGAAGACTGAAGTTTCTCCCCCAGGCTAGACTGTGCATCAAGTGTTCATAA
- the ndk gene encoding nucleoside-diphosphate kinase, which produces MDKTLLIIKPDAVKRNLSGKILKQIMDAGFKIIGMKMLWLDKEQGGKFYEIHKGKEFYDWLVNFISSGPVVVACLQATGAPAKLREVVGATDPKKAAPNTVRNLYGTSVGENVVHASAPDENPQREIDFFFKTEDLYEY; this is translated from the coding sequence ATGGACAAAACTCTACTGATCATAAAACCAGACGCCGTGAAAAGAAATCTGAGCGGCAAGATCTTGAAGCAGATCATGGATGCCGGATTCAAGATCATTGGCATGAAGATGCTGTGGCTCGATAAAGAACAAGGGGGAAAATTCTACGAAATACACAAAGGGAAAGAATTCTACGACTGGCTCGTGAATTTCATCTCTTCCGGGCCGGTTGTTGTTGCATGCCTGCAGGCGACCGGCGCGCCGGCGAAACTGCGTGAGGTCGTGGGTGCAACAGATCCGAAAAAAGCCGCGCCGAATACCGTGCGCAACCTCTACGGTACATCGGTTGGCGAGAATGTCGTCCATGCATCAGCGCCCGATGAGAATCCCCAGCGTGAGATCGATTTCTTTTTCAAGACGGAAGACCTTTACGAGTACTAA
- a CDS encoding tetratricopeptide repeat protein, translating into MDQETKRLYAEALQFYEAGKIKESVNALKQVVQLYPDYPDVHNALGLVHSLAGNQEEAIGYFKKAIELNPSYIEAYVNLAIVYNEQCEFEEAIRSFEKAATLETQEKGFSPKLKAKLASVYKQLGDTYYELQEFEKAREEYEKAAGLAPTFLDIKLKLAKALLQLNEFGNAERLLSDILAQNVNYLEAKTTLGLCYYRQQRFIDARKEWQEVLRKDPQHIKARSYLNMSKEKHDD; encoded by the coding sequence ATGGATCAGGAGACCAAAAGACTCTATGCGGAAGCCTTGCAGTTCTATGAAGCCGGCAAAATAAAAGAGTCTGTCAACGCATTGAAACAGGTTGTTCAACTCTACCCCGATTATCCCGACGTTCATAATGCACTCGGTCTCGTTCATTCCCTCGCTGGCAACCAGGAGGAGGCGATTGGCTATTTCAAAAAGGCCATCGAGTTGAATCCTTCCTACATTGAAGCGTACGTGAATCTTGCGATTGTGTACAATGAGCAGTGCGAGTTTGAAGAAGCAATAAGATCTTTTGAAAAGGCCGCGACACTTGAAACACAGGAAAAAGGTTTTTCGCCGAAACTGAAGGCGAAATTGGCCAGTGTCTATAAACAGCTTGGCGATACGTACTATGAGCTGCAAGAGTTTGAGAAGGCCAGGGAAGAATATGAGAAAGCAGCGGGTCTTGCACCGACTTTTCTCGATATCAAGCTGAAACTCGCAAAGGCGCTGCTTCAACTCAATGAATTCGGGAACGCAGAAAGATTGCTGTCCGATATACTGGCCCAGAATGTGAATTACCTGGAGGCGAAGACAACACTTGGTCTCTGCTATTATCGGCAACAGAGATTTATTGATGCCAGAAAGGAGTGGCAGGAAGTTTTGCGTAAAGACCCTCAGCATATAAAAGCCAGATCGTATCTTAATATGTCGAAGGAGAAACACGATGATTAA
- a CDS encoding lytic transglycosylase domain-containing protein: MKFLALIVALVLISCPHPAIKEIPELDYLREAAGVRRADPIRAHRLLTQQITSEKYAAERNSLLLDIYLDQREYKRAVHLLDSLNWAIPIDPSQKNLILLKTNSWQHLAQLTDVELLRGIAFLNLNVFDKAIASLSIESGPEDYRLIQLARAYMKSDNYENALKIIFRIRSVRDYLFDEYQEVLFDILLGLPELDLVEAGLTHLKDPALREYVRLRMYEKEKAKRDLSSTAWNLIDKYPRTPGAHYALRFVKPKTKAENKAYGRVLYYNNEYSQALKYLKRGIQDETVQYYLGRIYYDLNDDGRALSYLSQCSGAAAYYYRGRIYERTGDNGRAISIYDSLHNLRNGSEYSVRGQKRKAFLLEELGDTLNAVETFLNIDERNTNFRAAMQLLRVGDLRRALTILEKQGEPEFIYWHMRSLERLNQDTDSLKKYLPAQYPLSYYALVNYDHTHFLDTSPMNIWMSQFGDTVAAFTRQDSLHINNAVEFFLLNENEYAVAELKMVDAEKPQELVLLSKLCAQYGEDKQSIRYGLQVKRSAAEKNILKLPIDLLRLQYPIRYAFSITENYPELSLTLAMIWQESLFDPVAVSPANAKGLMQIIPATARTIARDLGVSDYSYADPAVSIRFGTHYLKEMMNEFKSLPLSLAAYNAGPVRVRRWIKYDPNAELETFVELIPYDETRNYVKSILGRREIYRLLTNGQ; the protein is encoded by the coding sequence ATGAAGTTTTTGGCACTCATTGTCGCCCTGGTATTGATCTCATGCCCACACCCGGCGATTAAAGAAATACCTGAACTCGACTATCTGAGGGAAGCAGCAGGTGTCCGCCGGGCGGACCCGATCCGTGCTCACCGCTTGTTAACACAGCAGATCACGAGTGAAAAATATGCTGCTGAGCGGAATTCACTACTCCTCGATATATACCTCGACCAACGTGAATACAAACGTGCCGTGCATCTTCTCGACAGCCTCAATTGGGCAATACCGATTGACCCCAGCCAGAAAAATCTGATTCTTTTGAAGACCAATTCATGGCAACATCTCGCACAATTGACCGACGTTGAATTGCTGCGAGGCATCGCATTCTTGAATCTGAATGTCTTTGACAAAGCAATCGCTTCATTGTCCATTGAAAGCGGTCCTGAGGACTACCGTCTTATCCAGCTGGCGCGGGCTTACATGAAATCAGATAACTACGAAAATGCGCTGAAGATTATCTTCAGGATAAGATCAGTCCGCGACTACCTTTTTGATGAATATCAGGAAGTGCTCTTCGACATTTTGCTCGGATTACCGGAGCTGGATCTGGTGGAAGCCGGTCTCACGCATCTCAAGGACCCCGCACTGCGGGAATATGTCAGGCTCAGGATGTATGAAAAGGAAAAGGCGAAAAGGGACTTATCATCCACCGCCTGGAACCTCATCGACAAATATCCCAGGACGCCTGGTGCGCATTACGCCTTGAGATTCGTAAAGCCGAAGACAAAAGCGGAAAACAAGGCTTATGGCCGCGTACTCTATTACAACAACGAGTACAGTCAGGCGTTGAAGTACTTGAAGCGCGGGATCCAGGATGAGACCGTCCAGTATTACCTGGGACGCATATACTACGACCTGAACGATGATGGCAGAGCACTATCATATTTGAGCCAGTGCTCGGGGGCTGCAGCCTATTACTATCGCGGAAGGATCTACGAGAGAACAGGCGACAATGGCAGGGCGATAAGCATCTATGATTCATTGCATAACTTGCGCAACGGTTCCGAATATTCCGTCCGAGGGCAGAAGCGAAAAGCATTCCTGCTTGAGGAACTCGGCGATACCCTAAACGCAGTGGAAACATTCCTGAACATAGACGAAAGAAACACGAACTTCCGCGCCGCCATGCAACTCTTGAGGGTTGGCGACCTGAGAAGAGCTCTGACAATACTTGAGAAACAGGGCGAACCAGAATTCATATACTGGCACATGCGCTCGCTTGAACGCCTCAATCAAGATACAGACAGCCTGAAAAAATATCTTCCGGCACAATATCCATTGTCATATTACGCACTCGTTAACTATGATCATACACACTTTCTTGACACCTCGCCAATGAACATCTGGATGAGCCAATTTGGTGACACCGTAGCAGCGTTCACGCGGCAAGATTCCCTACACATCAACAATGCAGTGGAATTTTTCCTCCTCAACGAAAACGAGTATGCGGTTGCCGAACTGAAAATGGTCGACGCCGAGAAGCCACAAGAATTAGTGCTTCTGAGCAAGCTTTGCGCGCAGTATGGTGAAGATAAACAATCGATCCGTTATGGATTGCAGGTCAAACGTTCAGCCGCTGAAAAAAATATCCTGAAACTGCCTATTGATCTGTTAAGGCTGCAATATCCAATCCGTTACGCTTTCAGCATCACCGAAAATTATCCCGAGTTGAGCCTCACCCTGGCCATGATATGGCAGGAGAGCCTGTTCGATCCCGTCGCTGTTTCTCCGGCCAACGCAAAAGGTCTCATGCAGATAATCCCGGCGACTGCAAGAACGATCGCAAGAGATCTTGGTGTATCAGATTACTCATATGCGGACCCGGCGGTATCGATCAGATTCGGGACTCATTACCTCAAGGAAATGATGAACGAGTTCAAATCGCTCCCACTTTCGCTCGCCGCCTACAATGCGGGGCCGGTACGGGTCAGGCGATGGATCAAATACGACCCCAATGCCGAACTGGAGACATTTGTCGAACTGATCCCCTATGATGAGACACGCAACTATGTGAAATCTATCCTGGGTCGTCGGGAAATTTATCGATTACTGACCAACGGTCAGTGA
- the lspA gene encoding signal peptidase II, which yields MVQRKSASPILLFAFIAFFLDQITKLFVVNYLKPLDPPAEIVGSLLRLKLTFNPYGVFGLSIGPAALNYALTIVGIVVLFYVGLTLKDRTGLVVFGLLIGGALGNVADRLRFGYVIDFIDMGIGNLRWFTYNLADAFITVGAIFLLAREILFKKKPQQSSLTVGQ from the coding sequence ATGGTTCAGCGAAAGAGCGCCAGTCCGATCCTGCTGTTTGCGTTCATCGCTTTTTTTCTTGACCAAATAACGAAATTATTTGTCGTTAACTATCTCAAACCTCTGGACCCGCCAGCCGAGATCGTCGGTTCGCTTCTCCGCCTCAAACTTACCTTCAATCCGTATGGTGTGTTCGGGTTATCGATAGGTCCTGCGGCGTTGAATTATGCATTAACTATCGTTGGAATTGTCGTCCTTTTCTACGTTGGCCTGACGCTCAAGGACAGAACAGGTCTGGTCGTGTTTGGTTTGCTCATCGGCGGTGCACTTGGTAATGTCGCAGACCGATTACGCTTTGGCTACGTCATTGATTTTATCGATATGGGCATCGGTAATCTCCGCTGGTTCACCTACAACCTCGCCGATGCATTTATTACAGTTGGCGCGATATTCCTTTTGGCGCGCGAAATTTTATTCAAGAAAAAACCCCAGCAATCATCACTGACCGTTGGTCAGTAA